A window from Vitis riparia cultivar Riparia Gloire de Montpellier isolate 1030 unplaced genomic scaffold, EGFV_Vit.rip_1.0 scaffold683_pilon_pilon, whole genome shotgun sequence encodes these proteins:
- the LOC117910260 gene encoding probable disease resistance protein At1g61300 encodes MGNVFSVSISTKDIAGCCDCTAARANYICKLAENRVTLRTELQKLRELKNDVNRKVDVAERQQMKRLDQVQGWLSRVEAMETEVGQLIGDRAETIEEKRLRGCCHPKHCISSYTLGKRVVRKLQDMATLMSEGRNFEVVADIVPPAPVEEIPGRPTVGLESTFEEVWRSLEEEHVGMIGLYGLGGVGKTTLLTQINNHFLKTSHNFDVVIWVVVSRTPNLGRVQNEIWEKVGFCDDKWKSKSRHEKAKDIWRALSKKRFVMLLDDMWEQMDLLEVGIPPPDQQNKSKLIFTTRSQDLCGQMGAHKKIQVKSLAWKDSWDLFQKYVGKDALNSDPEIFELAEMVAKECCGLPLAIITIGRAMASKVTPQDWKHAIRVLQTCASNFPGMGHRVYPLLKYSYDSLPSKIVQSCFLYCSLFPEDFFIFKELLIYQWICEGFLDEFDDTDGARNQGFNIISTLVHACLLEESSDTRLVKFHDVVRDMALWITSEMGEMKGKFLVQTSAGLTQAPDFVKWTTTERISLMDNRIEKLTGSPTCPNLSTLLLDLNSDLRMISNGFLQFMPNLRVLSLAKTKIVELPSDISNLVSLQYLDLSGTEIKKLPIEMKNLVQLKILMLCSSKVSSIPRGLISSLLMLQAVGMYNRGLYDQVAEGGVESYGMESLVEELESLKYLRHLTVTVASASAFKRFLSSRKLPSCTLGICLKMFKGSSSLNLSSLENMKHLYGLTMEDLDSLREIKFDWAGKGKETVGYSSLNPKAECFHGLGEVAINRCKMLKNLTWLIFAPNLLYLTIGQCDEMEEVIGKGADEGNLSPFTKLIRLELNGLPQLKNVYRNPLPFLYLDRIEVVGCPKLKKLPLNSNSANQGRVVMVGKQEWWNELEWEDEATLTTFLPSFNAI; translated from the coding sequence ATGGGAAACGTGTTCTCAGTCTCAATCTCTACCAAGGACATCGCTGGTTGTTGTGATTGCACTGCTGCTCGAGCAAATTACATATGCAAGCTTGCAGAAAATCGGGTTACTTTGAGAACAGAGCTTCAAAAATTAAGGGAGCTGAAGAACGATGTGAATAGGAAGGTGGATGTGGCTGAGAGACAACAAATGAAGCGTCTGGATCAAGTACAAGGCTGGCTTTCCAGGGTGGAAGCCATGGAAACTGAAGTCGGTCAACTGATTGGAGATAGAGCGGAGACCATTGAGGAGAAACGATTACGTGGTTGTTGCCATCCCAAGCATTGCATCTCCAGCTACACGTTGGGAAAAAGAGTTGTCAGGAAGCTACAAGATATGGCTACTCTAATGAGCGAAGGACGTAATTTTGAGGTGGTGGCTGATATTGTACCTCCAGCTCCTGTGGAGGAAATACCCGGCCGACCCACTGTGGGCTTGGAATCAACATTTGAGGAAGTTTGGAGGAGTCTCGAAGAAGAACATGTAGGGATGATCGGCTTATATGGGTTGGGGGGCGTTGGGAAGACCACCCTCTTGACACAAATCAACAATCATTTCCTGAAAACATCCCACAATTTTGATGTCGTAATTTGGGTAGTGGTTTCAAGAACTCCAAATCTAGGGCGGGTTCAAAACGAGATTTGGGAGAAGGTGGGATTCTGTGATGATAAATGGAAAAGCAAAAGCCGCCATGAGAAAGCCAAAGACATCTGGAGAGCCTTGAGCAAAAAGAGGTTTGTGATGTTGTTGGATGACATGTGGGAGCAAATGGATCTGTTAGAAGTGGGAATTCCACCTCCTGACCAACAAAATAAGTCCAAGCTGATATTCACCACTCGATCTCAGGACTTGTGCGGGCAAATGGGAGCTCACAAGAAGATCCAAGTGAAATCTTTGGCATGGAAGGATTCGTGGGATCTGTTTCAAAAATATGTGGGAAAGGACGCCCTTAATTCTGATCCAGAAATATTTGAGCTCGCTGAAATGGTTGCAAAAGAGTGTTGCGGTTTGCCACTGGCGATAATTACCATAGGGCGAGCCATGGCTTCTAAAGTGACACCCCAAGATTGGAAGCATGCAATTAGAGTACTACAAACATGTGCTTCAAATTTTCCAGGTATGGGGCACCGAGTGTACCCACTTTTGAAATACAGCTATGATAGTTTGCCCTCCAAAATTGTTCAATCTTGCTTCTTATATTGTTCTTTATTCCCAgaagattttttcatatttaaggaACTTTTGATATATCAATGGATTTGTGAGGGATTTTTAGATGAATTTGATGACACGGATGGAGCCAGAAATCAGGGATTCAATATTATCAGTACTCTCGTTCATGCATGTCTACTTGAGGAATCTTCAGATACTAGATTGGTAAAATTTCATGATGTTGTACGTGATATGGCCTTGTGGATAACCAGTGAAATGGGGGAGATGAAGGGCAAGTTTTTGGTACAAACAAGTGCCGGTTTGACCCAAGCACCTGACTTTGTCAAATGGACGACGACAGAAAGGATTTCACTGATGGACAACCGAATTGAGAAGTTAACAGGATCACCCACATGTCCCAATCTCTCGACACTTCTTCTAGATTTGAATAGTGATTTGCGGATGATAAGCAATGGTTTTTTGCAATTTATGCCCAATCTAAGAGTGTTGAGCTTAGCAAAAACCAAAATAGTTGAGTTACCATCAGATATTTCTAATTTGGTCTCATTGCAATATCTTGATTTATCTGGTACAGAGATAAAGAAGTTGCCAATTGAGATGAAGAATCTCGTACAATTGAAGATTTTGATGTTGTGTTCATCTAAAGTCTCTTCAATTCCACGAGGACTAATATCAAGTCTTTTAATGTTGCAAGCCGTTGGCATGTACAATCGTGGACTTTATGATCAAGTAGCTGAAGGAGGCGTTGAATCATATGGTATGGAGTCCTTGGTAGAGGAAttggagagtttgaaatacTTGAGGCATTTAACTGTCACCGTAGCAAGTGCCTCTGCGTTTAAGAGATTTTTAAGTTCCAGAAAGTTACCGAGTTGCACTCTAGGAATCTGCCTCAAGATGTTCAAAGGTTCAAGCTCACTCAACCTATCATCTCTCGAAAATATGAAGCATCTCTATGGGCTTACGATGGAAGATTTGGATAGTTTGAGAGAGATTAAGTTTGATTGGGcagggaaaggaaaggaaacagTGGGGTATAGCAGTCTCAACCCGAAGGCCGAATGCTTCCATGGCCTTGGCGAAGTGGCCATCAATAGATGcaagatgttgaagaatttgacATGGCTTATTTTTGCCCCAAACCTCCTATATCTTACAATAGGACAATGTGATGAAATGGAAGAAGTGATAGGTAAAGGTGCGGATGAAGGAAATCTGAGCCCATTCACAAAACTCATACGACTGGAGTTAAATGGTTTACCCCAACTGAAGAATGTGTACCGGAATCCCTTGCCCTTTCTTTACCTTGACAGAATTGAAGTAGTTGGGTGTCCAAAGCTGAAGAAGCTGCCACTCAACTCCAACAGTGCCAATCAAGGTAGAGTTGTGATGGTAGGAAAGCAAGAGTGGTGGAATGAGTTAGAATGGGAGGATGAAGCTACTCTAACTACTTTCCTTCCCAGTTTCAATGCAATATAA